Proteins encoded within one genomic window of Thiothrix litoralis:
- a CDS encoding ABC transporter permease — MLTYLLRRLLLMIPTLLGITIVVFTVMALAPGGLTAQSLVGGANMKPAEKQALTAYYNKRYGLDQPAPLQYLRWLNNVSPVGLTQDDAGKYTGFSFTKGMDLGDSLMYGRPVSEILAERIPITLLLNLVTLPLIYVIAIVVGVKAATDRGGRFDTISSVSMLALWSIPTMLAGVLLLGFFANTQYWQWFPTAGISSREAQDMPFLPHMLAGAWVPGYLLDRVWHLVLPVICLSYAGFAGLAKLTRTSVLENLQADYARTARAKGLAEEDVLWKHVFRNSLLPLITVSAGLLPSLLAGSLIVENIFSINGMGQLAVEAVKGRDRELVLSITWISGFLTLIGYLIADFCYTLVDPRVTYD, encoded by the coding sequence TTGTTAACCTACCTGCTGCGGCGTCTGTTGTTGATGATCCCCACTTTGTTGGGGATTACTATTGTCGTGTTCACTGTCATGGCACTGGCTCCCGGTGGCTTGACGGCGCAATCGTTGGTCGGTGGCGCGAACATGAAACCCGCCGAAAAGCAGGCGCTGACGGCTTATTACAACAAGCGTTATGGCCTCGATCAACCCGCGCCACTCCAATATTTACGCTGGCTCAACAACGTTTCCCCCGTCGGCCTTACGCAGGATGACGCAGGTAAATACACCGGCTTTTCCTTCACCAAGGGCATGGATTTGGGCGATAGCCTGATGTATGGGCGGCCTGTCAGCGAAATCCTTGCCGAACGCATTCCCATCACTTTATTACTTAATCTGGTCACGTTGCCACTGATTTACGTGATTGCGATTGTGGTCGGTGTGAAGGCGGCGACGGATCGGGGGGGGCGTTTCGATACGATTTCGAGTGTGTCGATGCTGGCGCTGTGGTCGATTCCTACCATGTTGGCGGGGGTGTTGCTGCTGGGTTTCTTTGCCAATACCCAGTATTGGCAATGGTTTCCGACGGCGGGGATTAGCAGCCGCGAGGCGCAGGATATGCCCTTCCTGCCACATATGCTGGCGGGGGCATGGGTTCCCGGCTACTTGCTTGACCGGGTGTGGCATTTGGTATTGCCGGTGATTTGCCTGTCTTACGCTGGGTTTGCGGGCTTGGCGAAGTTGACGCGTACTTCGGTGCTGGAAAACCTGCAAGCCGATTATGCGCGTACTGCCCGTGCCAAAGGCTTGGCGGAAGAGGATGTGTTGTGGAAACACGTGTTCCGTAACAGCTTGTTGCCACTGATTACCGTGTCTGCTGGATTGCTACCCAGCTTGTTGGCAGGTTCACTCATTGTGGAAAACATTTTCAGTATTAATGGCATGGGGCAATTGGCAGTGGAGGCGGTGAAAGGCCGTGACCGTGAGCTAGTGCTGTCGATTACCTGGATCAGCGGTTTTTTGACCCTGATTGGTTATCTGATTGCGGATTTCTGTTACACGCTGGTAGACCCAAGGGTGACGTATGACTGA
- a CDS encoding ABC transporter permease, producing MTAHTVSRETFFRRVWRAIWPRIGVKLGFAWVGLLVFMGVFAPFLANSMPLLMSKGGHISAPVLEYLTVEDVFVLAVFALVVVLAWLRLSGGKRVLLFLAGTLVAAVLANLLVKPPAVKIYDDFRAPAYTEADWRMMPPVPYAPTDYLRDYPEHGLEQPLKATDGRFHLMGTEENGADVFSRMIHASRIALSIGLIATSISMVIGVVLGGLMGYFSGVVDMIGMRLVEIFEAIPTLFLLLTFVAFFGRSLYMMMIIIGVTSWSGYARYIRAEFLKLRKQEFVQAAVASGLPLSSILFRHMLPNGVAPLLVAASFGVASAILAEATLSFLGLGLVGEPSWGQMLDQAVKSSTFNWWMAAFPGGAIFFTVFAYNLIGEAFRDAIDPKLSRNAGVGS from the coding sequence ATGACGGCACACACAGTCAGCCGCGAAACGTTTTTCCGGCGTGTCTGGCGAGCCATTTGGCCGCGTATTGGGGTGAAACTTGGCTTCGCGTGGGTGGGGCTGCTGGTCTTCATGGGAGTGTTCGCGCCGTTTTTAGCCAATTCGATGCCATTACTGATGAGTAAGGGCGGGCACATTTCTGCGCCTGTGTTGGAATACCTGACGGTCGAAGATGTGTTCGTATTGGCGGTGTTTGCCTTGGTTGTGGTGCTGGCATGGCTGCGCTTGAGTGGGGGTAAACGGGTGTTGCTGTTTCTGGCAGGAACGCTCGTTGCTGCCGTCTTGGCGAATCTGCTGGTGAAGCCACCGGCGGTGAAAATTTACGATGATTTTCGTGCTCCAGCGTATACCGAGGCGGATTGGCGCATGATGCCACCCGTGCCGTATGCGCCGACCGATTACCTGCGTGATTACCCGGAACACGGGCTGGAGCAGCCGCTCAAGGCTACGGATGGGCGCTTTCACCTGATGGGTACGGAGGAAAATGGTGCGGATGTGTTTAGCCGCATGATTCATGCTTCGCGTATTGCGCTGAGCATTGGGTTGATTGCGACCAGTATTTCCATGGTGATCGGCGTAGTGCTGGGCGGGCTGATGGGGTATTTTTCCGGCGTGGTGGATATGATCGGGATGCGCTTAGTGGAAATTTTCGAGGCGATCCCGACGCTGTTTTTGCTGCTGACCTTCGTGGCGTTTTTCGGGCGCAGTTTGTACATGATGATGATCATTATCGGTGTCACCAGTTGGTCGGGGTATGCGCGGTATATTCGGGCGGAATTCCTCAAGTTGCGTAAGCAGGAGTTTGTGCAGGCGGCGGTAGCCAGTGGCTTGCCGTTGTCGTCGATTTTGTTCCGTCACATGCTGCCGAATGGGGTTGCGCCTTTGCTGGTGGCGGCGAGTTTCGGGGTGGCTTCGGCGATTTTGGCGGAAGCGACGCTGAGTTTCCTCGGCCTCGGTCTGGTGGGTGAGCCGTCGTGGGGGCAAATGCTGGATCAGGCGGTGAAATCGTCCACTTTCAACTGGTGGATGGCGGCATTCCCCGGCGGTGCGATTTTCTTCACGGTGTTTGCCTATAACCTGATCGGCGAAGCCTTCCGGGATGCGATTGACCCGAAGTTGTCACGCAATGCGGGGGTAGGCTCATGA
- a CDS encoding ABC transporter ATP-binding protein, translating to MSQPLLEVRNLRTYLNSGGRTVKAVDDVSFSIPKGETFCLVGESGSGKSISALSVIRLLPQGIASHPGGEILFNGQDILKLPEDALRGIRGSQIAMIFQEPMTSLNPVFSVGEQITEALQLHHPTMSDEEALERALLALEQVQIPKARERFHDYPHQLSGGQRQRVMIAMALACEPELLIADEPTTALDVTVQAEILRLLRQLQDDTGMSTLFITHDFGVVAQMAQQVGVMQQGKLVEVGSTTQVLRHPQHAYTQQLLAAVPENLVRERKIPPSPPFAKGGKESLLSIRNLNVWFPIKKGLLRRTVDHVRAVDDVSLDIPKGQIVALVGESGCGKTTLGRAILQLEKPTSGSIQLHGQELTGLSARELRPLRPKMQIAFQDPQSSLNPRLLVETTLTEPLKAHGIGVNQEERIERAAQILDDMQLPRDALWRYPHEFSGGQRQRIGLARALVLNPEFIVCDEITSALDVSVQAEILQLLLKIRDEHNLTLLFITHNIGVVEYLSDQTMVMYKGKIVERGATAEVCGNPQEDYTQKLLSAVPRLLI from the coding sequence ATGAGTCAGCCATTGCTGGAAGTCAGGAACCTGCGCACTTACTTGAACAGTGGCGGGCGTACCGTGAAAGCGGTCGATGATGTCAGTTTCAGTATTCCCAAGGGTGAAACCTTTTGTCTGGTGGGCGAATCGGGCAGTGGCAAGTCGATTTCGGCGCTATCCGTGATCCGCTTGTTGCCGCAGGGCATTGCCTCGCATCCGGGCGGTGAAATCCTGTTTAACGGGCAAGATATACTCAAACTGCCGGAAGATGCATTGCGCGGCATTCGTGGTTCGCAAATAGCGATGATCTTTCAGGAGCCGATGACCTCGCTGAATCCGGTATTTTCGGTGGGGGAACAGATTACCGAAGCCCTGCAATTGCACCACCCGACCATGAGCGATGAAGAGGCGCTGGAACGGGCATTATTGGCGTTGGAACAGGTGCAAATCCCCAAGGCGCGGGAACGTTTCCACGATTACCCGCACCAGTTATCGGGTGGGCAACGGCAGCGGGTAATGATTGCGATGGCGCTGGCTTGTGAGCCGGAATTGCTGATTGCTGACGAGCCAACCACGGCGCTGGATGTGACGGTACAGGCTGAAATCCTGCGTTTGCTGCGTCAATTGCAGGACGATACTGGCATGAGCACGCTGTTCATTACCCACGATTTTGGGGTAGTGGCGCAAATGGCGCAACAGGTTGGGGTGATGCAGCAGGGTAAGCTGGTGGAGGTGGGCAGTACCACGCAGGTGTTGCGGCATCCGCAACATGCTTATACGCAGCAATTGCTGGCGGCAGTGCCGGAGAATTTGGTGAGAGAGAGGAAAATCCCCCCCAGCCCCCCTTTTGCAAAGGGGGGAAAAGAGAGTCTCCTTTCTATTCGTAATCTCAACGTTTGGTTTCCCATCAAAAAAGGTCTGCTCCGCCGCACGGTCGATCATGTGAGGGCGGTGGATGATGTGTCGCTGGATATTCCGAAAGGCCAGATCGTGGCATTGGTGGGGGAGTCCGGTTGTGGCAAGACCACGTTGGGGCGAGCTATTTTGCAACTGGAAAAGCCAACGTCTGGCAGTATTCAGTTACACGGGCAGGAGCTGACCGGCTTATCGGCGCGGGAATTGCGCCCATTGCGTCCGAAAATGCAGATTGCTTTTCAGGACCCGCAATCGTCGCTTAACCCGCGTTTGCTGGTGGAAACCACTCTGACCGAGCCGCTCAAGGCACACGGTATTGGCGTAAATCAGGAAGAGCGCATCGAACGTGCTGCGCAGATTCTGGACGATATGCAGCTTCCACGGGATGCGCTGTGGCGTTACCCGCACGAATTTTCCGGTGGGCAACGCCAGCGTATCGGTTTGGCACGCGCTTTGGTGTTAAACCCCGAATTCATCGTTTGCGATGAAATCACCAGTGCGCTAGATGTGTCGGTACAGGCCGAAATCTTGCAATTACTGCTGAAAATTCGTGACGAACACAACCTGACGCTATTATTTATCACGCACAATATCGGGGTGGTGGAATACCTCAGCGACCAAACGATGGTGATGTACAAAGGCAAAATCGTGGAACGAGGGGCTACCGCTGAGGTATGCGGTAATCCGCAAGAAGATTACACGCAGAAGTTGCTGTCAGCCGTGCCACGTTTGCTCATTTGA
- the ftsX gene encoding permease-like cell division protein FtsX, protein MANPANKKAAPKRNASFYATPFNAWWNQQSGAIKFSMERLWFNPVSTWITLAAIAIALSLPTSLHLLLKNMQTLTADKREVPTVTLFLKQSVSEQQAKDRAELLSELPEIDNVRVVTREEALADFRKITGFAQTLETLDENPLPHVLILTPRLSLLGNLDMDADGLTKKLRTYPEVDDVQIDVEWVQRLRGILRIAERIVLVVSILLGMTVLLVVGNTIRLDIENRKEEIRVTQLIGATNAYIRRPFIYNGIWLGLFGGVLSLVIVHIALLFLIAPVTKLASLYGSTFILSGIDVLMTLKILFASSLLGVIGSWLAVGRYLWQSDDAIN, encoded by the coding sequence ATGGCGAACCCTGCAAACAAAAAAGCGGCTCCCAAGCGCAACGCATCCTTTTATGCCACCCCTTTTAACGCTTGGTGGAACCAACAGTCTGGTGCCATCAAGTTCAGCATGGAACGCCTGTGGTTCAACCCGGTGTCGACTTGGATCACCTTGGCGGCGATTGCGATTGCGCTCTCCCTGCCCACCAGCTTGCACTTGCTGCTAAAAAATATGCAGACCTTGACGGCTGACAAGCGTGAAGTCCCCACTGTCACCCTGTTCCTGAAACAATCTGTTTCCGAACAGCAGGCCAAAGACCGCGCGGAATTGCTCTCCGAATTGCCCGAAATAGACAATGTGCGCGTCGTGACCCGCGAGGAAGCGCTGGCTGATTTCCGCAAAATTACCGGCTTTGCGCAAACACTGGAAACGCTGGATGAAAACCCCCTGCCCCATGTGTTGATCCTCACCCCACGCCTTAGCCTGCTCGGTAATCTGGATATGGATGCGGATGGCCTCACCAAAAAACTCAGAACCTACCCCGAAGTCGATGACGTACAAATCGACGTGGAATGGGTACAACGCCTACGCGGTATCCTGCGGATTGCGGAACGCATCGTGCTGGTCGTTTCTATCTTGCTGGGGATGACGGTGCTGCTGGTGGTCGGCAATACCATCCGCCTCGACATCGAAAACCGTAAGGAAGAAATCCGCGTCACCCAATTGATTGGGGCAACCAATGCCTACATCCGCCGCCCCTTCATTTATAACGGCATCTGGCTGGGGTTATTTGGGGGAGTATTGAGCCTGGTGATCGTGCATATCGCGCTGTTATTCCTGATTGCGCCGGTCACCAAACTCGCCAGCCTTTATGGCAGCACTTTCATACTCAGCGGTATTGATGTGCTCATGACCCTGAAAATCCTGTTCGCCAGCAGTCTTCTGGGGGTCATTGGCTCATGGCTAGCGGTGGGGCGCTACCTCTGGCAAAGCGACGATGCCATCAATTGA
- the ftsE gene encoding cell division ATP-binding protein FtsE — translation MIEFKQVSKKYPTGQLALYNINLTLEAGEMVFITGHSGAGKSTLLKLVAMLERPTKGDVLIGGRSLSKLGRSQIPNYRRRIGFIFQDPHLLYDRTVFDNIALPLRIAGMGQSETRRRVQAALDKVGLTGRESTFPLMLSAGEKQRVGIARAMVNKPTIILADEPTGNLDPELAQDIMFTFAQFNELGATVMIASHDHALVERMKKRTIVLQKVD, via the coding sequence CAACTAGCCCTTTACAATATCAACCTGACGCTGGAAGCTGGTGAAATGGTGTTCATCACCGGGCATTCCGGCGCTGGTAAAAGCACCTTGCTGAAACTGGTAGCCATGCTGGAACGCCCCACCAAAGGCGATGTTTTGATTGGTGGGCGTTCCCTGAGCAAGCTGGGCAGAAGCCAAATCCCCAATTACCGCCGCCGCATTGGCTTCATCTTTCAGGACCCGCACCTGCTGTATGACCGCACGGTATTCGACAATATCGCCCTGCCCTTGCGCATCGCCGGAATGGGGCAAAGCGAAACCCGCCGCCGCGTACAAGCCGCGCTGGATAAGGTCGGGCTGACAGGCCGCGAAAGCACCTTCCCGCTGATGCTGTCCGCCGGGGAAAAACAGCGGGTGGGCATTGCACGGGCGATGGTCAATAAACCCACCATTATTCTGGCGGACGAACCCACCGGCAACCTTGACCCAGAACTGGCACAAGACATCATGTTTACCTTCGCACAATTCAACGAACTCGGTGCCACGGTCATGATTGCCAGCCACGACCACGCCCTGGTAGAACGCATGAAAAAACGCACCATCGTGCTCCAAAAGGTAGACTAA